From the genome of Pelosinus fermentans DSM 17108:
GCCGCAACTGGATGGAAGAAGAAATCGGCCATGGTCGGCAGCGTATCAATGAAGTTCGGGCCAAAGAAGCTTTGGAGACGGGGGCTGAAGTCATTGCTACGGCCTGTCCCTATTGCCTGACAATGATTCTGGATGGCACTAAGGCTGTTAACGATAAAGACCAGAGCCGTACACTGGATATTGCAGAAATTTTAGCCCATTCTCTCGAAAAATAACAGATAAAGAGGGACAATGAACCTGGCTTAATCTTCCATAGTATCTTGATTAACGTATCCCCTGTATTGGACTTCAAGAAAAGTTCAATACAGGGGATTTCTGCAACTTATCACCAAAATTAATTAAATAGAAACAATTATTATTTACAAATTAATATTAAATAATGTATAATAAAAGAAATGCTATATATTGGAATATAGCTGCTAAAGGAATTTACTTGGCTCTAATTTCCGTATAGCAGTAGTAAAAAGTGAAGAGGTGCTAGTATTCAAGATCACGTTATGACGTTTTCTATCAATATCATAAACCATTGGTATTATAACTTTGCGGTTCCCTCTTAGCTTTGTTCCGGTCATTCCGAAAACAAGCCTTGCGGTGGGAACCGCTTTTTTTGTTATCCAGCAGGTAAGGGGGGCGTTTCAGTATAGCCTGGGGAGGAAGTTTGTAAAATTTAAAACCGACCATGAGGTCGGCTGGCTGCACTGCTCTTAAGTTATATCTGCTAAGCTTTTTCCAATTGCTCTTAAAGCTTCTTTCTGGTCTGGAGTTAAAGTTTGCGCAAAGCTAACCAGATGACTGACGAGAGGCTTCATCTGGTCTGGCAGTTCAGTTGCTTGGTCAGCGAAAAAATCAGCTAGACTTATTCCCAGACCAGTACATAATTTACTTAAAGAATCAACGGTTGGCTGTTTCTCGCCTAATTCTATTTGCCGAACAAAACCTTGTGATAATCCTGATATAGTTGCAAGTTTATTTATTGTATACCCTTTTAATTCACGTAGTTCTTTAAGACGTTTTGCGGTATCCATTTTCAACCACCTTAAAAAATAGTTCGATAGTATGATAGAGCGTATTTGTTTGGATAATATTAATTCCATAGCTTGACTAGCTAATTCTATAGAGTTAACATAGAGGTTAGAATATTGATAGAAATACTGAAAACAGAGAGGTAACAATGTTACCTCTGAGTCGCCGCTGGAAGTTCCCCATGGTTAACAATGAGTTTAACTACATTATAAATTAATTGAAGCCTTTCTGGCGGACAGTCCCGTAAAAGACTTGCCAGGTCAGATTTAAGATAATCCTGGGTTTGATAAGCCACGCCGGCAAGGAAATAGCCAGGGTCTGTATCCAGCAAGCCTGCTATGCGTACCAGCATTTCCAGATTGATTCTAGTTTTACCGTTTTCAACCTGACTAATATAGACCGAGGAAACGTCTAACTTTTCCGCAAGTTTTTCTTGCGTGAAGTGTTTTTTGCGAATTTTTCTAATTCGTTGCCCAATAGCAATATAATCTATATTCATTTACATCACCTAGTTTAATATTAACATAACAGGAAAAAATTTACATACTTTTATTGATTAATATTAACTGATAACTTAAAAAATAATTCATAGGTTAATATTAATCACTGTAGAATGTCTTTAATGATGGGGGGAAGAAAAATCAAATTATATATATTACAAGAATGTCCAATTTTTAATCTGAAAATTGGAACGATTGCATAAAGGGGTAAGAGTCACAACAGAGATTTTTAAGCAAATTGAAACGACGCTGGGGGATTTTATCGCTCAGAAGGAGTTCAAGAACGGTGGGGAGGATAAATGAATGAATTATCCGTCTGACGAACAACTCGCAGAAATGATGCGTCAATTAACTCAAGCTCGAATTGAAAATTTCCTGGGCCAGCATATTGGTACCTGGAGATGGTGGGTTCTTGTTATATTACTGATTGCTCCCTGGTTTATTTGGTATAAATTAGTCGATAAAAAGAGGATTCTCGAAGTTACCCTGTTCGGGGTAATCATTATGGTATTTACAATTACATTGGACGAAATGGGTTTCGTGCTCTCCTTGTGGAGTTATCCGGTAGAAGTTATCCCAATACTTTCCCGGCTTACTTCGATCGATTATACGATGCTGCCAATTATCTTTATGCTGGTATACCAGTACTTCTCAACCTGGAAGCGTTTTTTAGGGGCGCTGGTTGTCCTATCAACGGTATTTTCATTCGTGGCCGAACCTATTGTTGTATATTTTGGATTTTACGTACTGCTTAAATGGTTGTACTGGTATTCATTCCCTATTTATATCATTATGGGCTTACTGGCAAGATGGATAGTTAAAAGGTTGATTGACATAGAACGAAAAGGTTAGAAAAAATTGCAATTATTGCTTTAGATTACATGAGACAGAGGGCAGGTTAAGCCAGTGTTTTTCAAGTGCTAACTGATAATTTTGCTATTTTTAAAGCGCTCTCCATACTTTTAGTTGATGCTATAAATCCTGCTTTGTGACAAAATATCGCATCATCTATCTTAATGATGGAATTGATTTCTTCACTTGATTTTCCTCTAATGGATTCTAATATATCTTTTCTTGCTTCGAAAGTATCGGCATTTTTCTTTACAGACTGAATCTTATATTCTGCATTGGTCTCATCTGGAGAAATAACGAACAATATTTCACTATTTACATCGATTTTAAGCAGCTGCTGGAGCCAGGGGCAACCGTTTTTTAAAACCATTATTTCATTAATAGTTCTATTTTCAAAGGCTTCATTTACTATGATCCTTGCTTTTATAACAGAAACCTGTCTGCTTATTATTCTTTTTATAACCTCAGTAGCATATTGAACAGCTTTTTCAAAAGCCTCATCTATGGAATCATTTGAATCCCATGTAGGATTAAAATTTTGGATAATATCACTTATTGAAGTGACTTTAATGTCTGATTTTATATCTATGCCATTATCTGTAGCATCAATCCCCTGCACTAAATTTTTATCAACAGAATCAAAAATTGAGATGATATCATTTTCTTCAAGCTGAGAATCAAACTTTTGTATTATTCTTGAACCAAACTCTCTCCAGATTAAACCACAAGCAGCATACGGAATATTATTTTCTCTTATTTCTTTATTTAGTTGGTGATGATCGAATTCTCCCAAGGATATGTCATAAACAAGATCTAGAGTTCTAAGTATATTTTCATCTCTTGTTCTTGTTACCTTTATATCGCCGAGCAGTAACCTGAACATAGCGGTAGCCATAACATCGTCTGCATGAAATTTCCCGCTATGTGTTCCTATCGTTTTAATATTCTTTTCATTAATCATTATTTACCCTTTCCTATTCGAATTAATTATTGCGATTCACTATTTATAGTATCAATATAGTATAGCATTGTTTAGGCAAATCCTATTCAACAATATGAATTCTGGCAGGTTCTTTGATCTTGATTTATCATGGGGATATGGTTATTGGCACTTATTTTTTTATTTATTAAAAAAGTATTGACCTTTCCTGATAATAGGTGTATATTTAAATCAACAGATGAGAATCAATATCATTTGAAAACAAAATATACATTTTAGGAGTTGAACAATATGAAAATTTTCTATAAAGAATTTGATGATTGTTGTGAATGTTGTTGTTGTTGTTGCTGCGAGAGCGAAGAAGAGTGTTGTGAATAAGCTGACTGTATAGTTAGTGGAGGTGAGTCCAGTGTTTAAAGATGTTGATGAACTAATGATTGATACGTTCTGATTCTTAGTCACGTTGGATAGTGAAAACACCAATAACCAGAACCTGTCAATGAATTGAGGAGGTAAAAGATACTTGAAAACAGAATGTAATTGAAAGCTGCCTTTGAAATAGAAGGTAGCTTTTTTTGTATTCATTAAAATATTAAAAATATAAATAGCAATTTTAATATGACATACTGTTGTCCTATTTTCTTATGTACAATAAAGAAAAAGCATAATTGGGAAGACTAAAAAACATGATCAATTATTATGCAAATAAAATATAAAATAAAGGAGATATATATCATGAGTACAAAGCTGCTAGAATCTAGTGCAATTGATTTCACCGCGGCAAGCGAGCGCGCCGTGCGTGTGCGCAGTCTTTACCAACAGCTTGAAGAAAGCAATCACAACGGTGTGTGGACCACTGAAGAGGATATGCTTGCTTTTGCCACCGATATCGGCGCTCTCGGCCGCCTGGTCATGGCCGCTGAAGGACGATGGGTATATAACGGAGAAGTGCAGCCTGACCTTAGGTCTAAACTTGCGGAATGTCTCTGGTGGATACTGGTGCTGTCCGACCGTCTTGGAGTCGATATTACTGAAGCGTTCACGTCATTCATTGACAGGCTTGATAACGATCTTACAAAAAGCGTAGCAGCTACATCCATACAAGAAGTAGCAAAAACCAATGATTATCCTCACCGCCCAAGTTTCCGGAACCTTTGAGGGGAGTCCGATCCCACTTGAGTTTCACTTCACTATCAATGACGATAAGATTATCATGTTGAGCATTCGACTAGCTTGTTATTGATGATTAAAATATAGAAGCTTTAGCATCTATAAAGAGAAGCTGCCCATAATAATTTACGAACTAAGTTATTATGGGCAGCTTCTCTTTTATTTGACATACCTGTCCCTGTTTCCCATTAATCCTCCACATCTGTAAGCCAGCGCTTTTCAAACACAGGCGGCTCATATGAATCAATATAATCTAGAGCAGAAGAAATATCCCCTGTCACAAAGTAGAGTTCACTGCATTCTATTTTTGCAAATTGCTGGCAAATGACCTTCCCAAAATGTTCCAGCAGTTTGTCATAGAAATGATTGATATTCAAAATGACGATTGGTTTATTATGATACCGCAGCTGTTTTAATGTTATTATTTCCAGAATTTCTTCCAAGGTACCGTATCCTCCGGGTAATGCAATAAACGCATCGGAGCGTTCGTCCATGATTGCCTTTCTCTCCCGCATGCATTTTGTCACAACCAGTTCATCACACCTGTCATATACAATTCCCTTGACATGTAATGCCTCCGGGATGATCCCTATAACATGCCCATGGTGCTGATGCACCGATCGGGCGCAGGCCCCCATAAGACCGGTAAGCCCGCCGCCGAAAAGAAACAGATCTCCTTTCGCTGCGATTTCACGTCCCAGAGCTGAAGCTGCATCGAAATAAACCGGATCGATAGCCGCACTGGAAGAACTATATACACAAATAACCTTATTCATCGATACCTTCTCCTATTTTGCCAAAGTATAAGAAGCTCAAAAACATTTTATACTACCATCGTTTGTTTTAACTGCCCACATCCGCCCTGGATATCACTG
Proteins encoded in this window:
- a CDS encoding helix-turn-helix domain-containing protein translates to MNIDYIAIGQRIRKIRKKHFTQEKLAEKLDVSSVYISQVENGKTRINLEMLVRIAGLLDTDPGYFLAGVAYQTQDYLKSDLASLLRDCPPERLQLIYNVVKLIVNHGELPAATQR
- a CDS encoding MYG1 family protein — encoded protein: MINEKNIKTIGTHSGKFHADDVMATAMFRLLLGDIKVTRTRDENILRTLDLVYDISLGEFDHHQLNKEIRENNIPYAACGLIWREFGSRIIQKFDSQLEENDIISIFDSVDKNLVQGIDATDNGIDIKSDIKVTSISDIIQNFNPTWDSNDSIDEAFEKAVQYATEVIKRIISRQVSVIKARIIVNEAFENRTINEIMVLKNGCPWLQQLLKIDVNSEILFVISPDETNAEYKIQSVKKNADTFEARKDILESIRGKSSEEINSIIKIDDAIFCHKAGFIASTKSMESALKIAKLSVST
- a CDS encoding CBO0543 family protein → MNYPSDEQLAEMMRQLTQARIENFLGQHIGTWRWWVLVILLIAPWFIWYKLVDKKRILEVTLFGVIIMVFTITLDEMGFVLSLWSYPVEVIPILSRLTSIDYTMLPIIFMLVYQYFSTWKRFLGALVVLSTVFSFVAEPIVVYFGFYVLLKWLYWYSFPIYIIMGLLARWIVKRLIDIERKG
- a CDS encoding helix-turn-helix domain-containing protein; translated protein: MDTAKRLKELRELKGYTINKLATISGLSQGFVRQIELGEKQPTVDSLSKLCTGLGISLADFFADQATELPDQMKPLVSHLVSFAQTLTPDQKEALRAIGKSLADIT
- a CDS encoding TIGR00730 family Rossman fold protein, whose translation is MNKVICVYSSSSAAIDPVYFDAASALGREIAAKGDLFLFGGGLTGLMGACARSVHQHHGHVIGIIPEALHVKGIVYDRCDELVVTKCMRERKAIMDERSDAFIALPGGYGTLEEILEIITLKQLRYHNKPIVILNINHFYDKLLEHFGKVICQQFAKIECSELYFVTGDISSALDYIDSYEPPVFEKRWLTDVED